From a single Epinephelus fuscoguttatus linkage group LG18, E.fuscoguttatus.final_Chr_v1 genomic region:
- the anxa3b gene encoding annexin A3b → MAAWDDLDLLLDSPSSLTVTSNVRGTVKDNPNFKVDADVAALRTAIEGLGTTEKTLIDVLTQRSNAQRQIIAKAYEKTTGRKLVDDLEGDTHGDFEDLLVALITPPEVYDCHEVINAIKGAGTTESTLTEIFASRTNRQIEALSEAYLKETGRLMINDLKSEVSGDYAKALLILAEGKRDQSTNVDTAKAKADAKALYEAGENKWGTDEEKFIDILCHRSVPQLRQTLVEYKNLSKKTLQESIESEMSGDLEKLLVAVVKCVKSVPAYMAERLFKAMRGVGTTESTLTRIIVSRSEMDLLDIRAEYKKLFGCSLYSQLESEVSSSYGDALKHLCGQDD, encoded by the exons ATGGCAGCTTGG GATGACTTAGACCTGCTCTTGGACTCCCCCTCCTCGCTGACTGTGACA TCTAATGTAAGAGGAACTGTGAAAGACAACCCTAACTTCAAAGTGGACGCAGACGTGGCTGCACTGAGGACAGCCATAGAGGGCCTCG GTACGACAGAAAAGACGCTAATCGATGTGTTGACCCAAAGAAGTAATGCTCAGCGCCAGATTATCGCAAAGGCCTATGAGAAAACCACAGGGCGG AAACTAGTAGATGACCTGGAGGGCGACACCCATGGAGACTTTGAGGACTTGTTAGTAGCATTGATAACACCTCCCGAGGTCTACGACTGTCATGAAGTCATCAACGCCATCAAG GGTGCAGGGACCACCGAGAGTACGCTGACAGAAATCTTCGCCTCAAGGACCAACAGGCAGATCGAGGCTCTGTCTGAAGCATACCTTAAAG AAACTGGGAGACTGATGATTAATGATCTGAAGTCAGAGGTTTCTGGAGACTATGCCAAAGCGCTGCTCATCTTGGCTGAG GGGAAGAGAGACCAAAGCACCAATGTGGATACTGCCAAAGCTAAAGCAGATGCTAAG GCTCTGTATGAAGCAGGGGAGAATAAGTGGGGAACTGATGAGGAGAAGTTTATCGACATCCTGTGCCACAGGAGCGTCCCCCAGCTCAGACAAA CTCTGGTAGAGTACAAGAATTTAAGTAAGAAGACTCTGCAGGAGAGCATTGAGAGTGAGATGTCTGGAGACCTGGAGAAGCTTCTTGTGGCCGTTG TGAAGTGTGTGAAGAGCGTCCCTGCATACATGGCTGAGAGGCTTTTCAAGGCCATGAGG GGTGTGGGGACCACAGAGTCCACTCTGACCAGGATAATAGTCAGTCGCTCAGAGATGGATCTGCTGGACATCAGAGCAGAGTATAAGAAGCTGTTTGGATGCTCCCTTTACTCCCAGTTGGAG TCTGAAGTGTCAAGCAGTTACGGCGACGCCCTCAAGCATCTATGTGGCCAAGACGACTAA